The proteins below are encoded in one region of Asticcacaulis excentricus CB 48:
- a CDS encoding murein hydrolase activator EnvC family protein encodes MTHHSALLRAAKPAALTLLVLLCTGTVGAQPVQKPLSRQAQTELDTLGAELRANARKREQKHQSAREIAQEIERLRAQMIEIARTQGASEQRAAVYRARLETLSLLEADMTRRLGTLRNKQARLLSALQIYSRNPPPTIFVSTRKANDAVIAAILLKEITPELKKRAAVLSEENRNLIRVRREAALQNEALFISESDVSEQQKQLETLMADRAALEDQLLREADAIEARNLELEARQRTLLGLPSPLRPAQSRTLDLQLPVVGEKTASYGETVDGQTSRGLRLKTTPGAQVRSPGNGRVEYAGPLDGYGQVVILDIGSDYHVVMTGLGRVYVDPNHTVARGEPLGRTPNLTDKPTVFYMELRKGENPVNPATGFDLSKL; translated from the coding sequence ATGACCCATCATTCTGCCCTGCTGCGCGCCGCAAAGCCGGCTGCGCTGACACTGCTCGTGCTATTGTGCACGGGCACGGTGGGGGCGCAGCCTGTGCAGAAACCCTTAAGCAGGCAGGCCCAAACCGAGCTGGACACGTTGGGGGCGGAGTTGCGCGCCAATGCCCGCAAGCGCGAGCAGAAGCATCAGTCGGCCCGGGAGATCGCGCAGGAAATCGAGCGACTACGGGCGCAGATGATCGAGATAGCGCGCACGCAGGGGGCATCGGAACAGCGGGCGGCGGTTTACCGCGCGCGGCTGGAAACGCTGAGCCTGCTTGAAGCCGATATGACGCGGCGGCTGGGGACGTTGCGCAATAAGCAGGCGCGGTTGCTGAGCGCCTTGCAGATCTACTCGCGCAACCCGCCGCCGACCATTTTCGTTTCGACGCGCAAGGCCAATGATGCGGTGATCGCGGCCATATTGCTGAAAGAGATTACCCCGGAGCTGAAGAAGCGCGCGGCCGTGCTGTCAGAAGAAAACCGCAACCTGATCCGCGTGCGGCGCGAGGCGGCTTTACAGAACGAGGCGCTGTTTATTTCGGAAAGCGACGTGTCGGAGCAGCAAAAGCAGTTAGAGACACTGATGGCCGACCGGGCGGCGCTGGAGGACCAGCTTTTGCGTGAGGCCGACGCTATCGAGGCGCGCAATCTGGAGCTTGAGGCGCGACAACGGACCTTGTTGGGTCTGCCCTCACCGCTGCGCCCGGCGCAAAGCCGCACGCTGGACCTACAACTGCCTGTGGTGGGCGAAAAGACCGCCAGCTATGGCGAGACGGTGGACGGTCAGACGAGCCGCGGTCTGCGGCTAAAGACCACGCCGGGAGCGCAGGTGCGCAGCCCCGGCAACGGGCGCGTCGAATATGCCGGGCCGCTGGACGGCTATGGTCAGGTGGTTATTCTCGATATCGGCAGTGACTACCACGTGGTCATGACGGGGCTGGGGCGGGTCTATGTCGATCCCAACCACACCGTGGCCAGGGGGGAGCCACTAGGGCGTACGCCCAATCTGACCGATAAGCCGACGGTCTTTTATATGGAGCTGCGCAAGGGCGAAAACCCCGTCAATCCGGCCACCGGCTTCGATCTGAGCAAGCTTTAG
- a CDS encoding ribonucleotide-diphosphate reductase subunit beta: MSLIIPGAQPKAGLLTPSIAYKPFRYPWAFDFWQKQQQVHWLPEEVPLGEDVKDWASKLNDNERNLLTQIFRFFTQSDIEVQDNYMEKYGRVFKPTEIKMMLSAFANMETVHIAAYALLLETIGMPEAEFGAFMEYEAMRDKHNFMQKFGVDTDADICRTLAMFGGFTEGLQLFASFAMLMNFPRFNKMKGMGQIVSWSVRDESLHCEGIIKLYHAFNKETGAVTKAVADDIVDCCKTVVSLEDKFIDLSFEMGPVEGMTPDDIKQYIRYIADWRLRQLELPEVFGVQENPLPWLQVLLSGVEHANFFEARATEYSKAATKGSWTGGEGVWDAFDTLLKKRSEATRGVNV, translated from the coding sequence ATGAGCCTCATCATCCCCGGTGCCCAGCCCAAGGCGGGCCTGCTTACTCCCTCGATTGCCTATAAGCCGTTCCGCTATCCGTGGGCCTTCGACTTCTGGCAAAAGCAGCAGCAGGTGCACTGGCTACCCGAAGAGGTGCCGTTGGGTGAGGACGTCAAGGATTGGGCATCCAAGCTAAACGACAATGAACGCAACCTGCTAACCCAGATCTTCCGCTTCTTCACTCAGTCGGACATCGAGGTTCAGGACAACTACATGGAAAAATACGGTCGGGTGTTCAAGCCGACCGAAATCAAGATGATGCTGTCGGCCTTCGCCAATATGGAGACCGTGCACATCGCCGCCTACGCCCTGCTGCTCGAAACCATCGGTATGCCCGAAGCCGAGTTTGGCGCGTTCATGGAATACGAGGCCATGCGCGACAAGCACAACTTCATGCAGAAGTTCGGCGTCGATACCGATGCGGATATCTGTCGCACGCTCGCCATGTTCGGCGGCTTTACCGAAGGCCTGCAGCTGTTTGCCTCCTTCGCCATGCTGATGAACTTCCCACGCTTCAACAAAATGAAGGGCATGGGGCAGATTGTCTCGTGGTCGGTGCGCGACGAAAGCCTGCACTGCGAAGGCATCATCAAGCTCTACCACGCTTTCAACAAGGAAACTGGCGCGGTGACGAAGGCCGTAGCCGATGATATCGTCGACTGCTGCAAGACCGTGGTCAGCCTCGAAGACAAGTTCATTGACCTGTCTTTCGAAATGGGTCCGGTCGAAGGCATGACGCCGGACGACATAAAACAGTATATCCGCTACATCGCCGACTGGCGCCTGCGTCAACTGGAACTGCCCGAAGTGTTTGGCGTGCAGGAAAACCCGCTGCCCTGGCTTCAGGTCCTGCTGTCGGGTGTCGAACACGCCAACTTCTTCGAAGCCCGCGCCACCGAATACTCCAAGGCCGCAACCAAGGGCTCGTGGACCGGTGGCGAAGGCGTGTGGGACGCTTTCGATACCCTGCTCAAAAAACGCTCGGAAGCCACCCGTGGCGTGAATGTGTAA
- a CDS encoding tetratricopeptide repeat protein → MTRLAVLLLAGGLLAFPALASEAVKPAEKSGLKSVKLVETPAPPKPVKATKSEREAATRLDPLGRAAFFNREFVNDPTDVEAGLALSEAQRALGNPKEAADTAHRVLLFAPQNYEALLAAARGHIANNDAFYAIDPLQTATTLKPNDWRAWSLLGVAYDQTKRSEEALSMWDKALSLSPDNPAVLTNQAMYKAGNGDLAQAETILRHAVTLPGATIQVRQNLALVLGMQGKLAEAEKLLRQDLPPDVADKNLAWLQATLKPAGSAAPARDWNSLKGG, encoded by the coding sequence ATGACCCGTCTTGCCGTTCTGTTGCTCGCTGGTGGTTTGCTGGCTTTTCCCGCTCTGGCCTCCGAAGCCGTCAAACCGGCTGAGAAATCAGGCCTGAAGTCGGTCAAGCTGGTCGAGACGCCGGCCCCTCCGAAGCCGGTTAAGGCGACCAAGTCGGAGCGTGAAGCGGCGACGCGCCTCGACCCGCTTGGGCGCGCCGCCTTCTTTAACCGCGAATTTGTCAACGACCCTACTGATGTTGAGGCCGGGCTGGCCCTGTCAGAGGCGCAGCGCGCGCTAGGTAACCCGAAGGAAGCCGCCGATACGGCGCACCGCGTCCTGTTGTTCGCGCCGCAAAACTATGAGGCACTGCTGGCGGCGGCGCGTGGCCACATCGCCAATAACGATGCCTTCTACGCGATCGACCCGCTGCAAACCGCCACGACGCTAAAGCCCAATGACTGGCGCGCCTGGTCGCTTCTTGGCGTAGCCTATGATCAGACCAAGCGCAGTGAAGAGGCGCTGAGCATGTGGGACAAGGCGCTCAGCCTGTCGCCCGACAACCCCGCCGTCCTCACCAATCAAGCCATGTACAAGGCCGGCAATGGCGATCTGGCCCAGGCCGAAACCATCCTGCGCCACGCCGTTACCCTGCCCGGTGCCACTATTCAGGTGCGTCAGAATCTGGCCCTGGTGTTGGGGATGCAAGGCAAGCTGGCCGAAGCGGAAAAACTGCTACGGCAGGATCTGCCGCCGGATGTAGCGGATAAAAACCTCGCCTGGCTTCAGGCCACTCTGAAACCGGCCGGTTCGGCCGCCCCGGCTCGCGACTGGAACAGCCTCAAGGGCGGGTGA
- a CDS encoding leucyl aminopeptidase family protein gives MPKPLPNPPAKTPENIIFGLFEDEVEAALSALEVTQATFLRAKGFTGKAGALVALPLNGGLAAWFGLGVRRAYNPLCFRALAGQLPSGVWQLKIDEGLDRKAIHVAFQLGAYVFDRYKAGKVLREEVRLDASDLDAKTREAVALEVSAHDLVRDLVNTPANDMGPAEIEAAARTLASEFNAQISVITGDELLRENFPAVHAVGRAAVEARAPRFIEIDWTPQVEDISDVRKPVIVLVGKGVVFDTGGLNLKGGAGMALMKKDMGGAAHVLGLARLIMGANLRVRLHVLISAVENAISGDAFRPGDIIASRAGRSIEVGNTDAEGRLILADALTRAAELEPDLTLDFATLTGAARVALGPEVIPFYTDDEEMARRLEVAAIAEHDPLWRMPLWAGYRDALESDIADLRNDPQGWAQAGSVTAALFLQKFAPQTGAWVHFDLYAWNPRGRPGFPVGAEAQTLRAVFRLIRGL, from the coding sequence ATGCCCAAGCCTTTGCCCAACCCGCCCGCCAAAACGCCCGAAAACATCATCTTCGGCCTGTTTGAGGATGAGGTGGAGGCGGCGCTGTCTGCCCTGGAGGTGACGCAGGCGACGTTTTTGCGGGCAAAGGGCTTTACGGGTAAGGCGGGGGCGCTGGTCGCGCTGCCGCTCAATGGTGGTCTGGCGGCGTGGTTCGGTCTGGGGGTGCGTAGGGCCTATAATCCCCTGTGTTTCCGCGCCCTGGCTGGGCAGTTGCCGTCTGGCGTGTGGCAGTTGAAGATCGATGAGGGGCTGGATCGCAAGGCCATCCATGTGGCGTTTCAACTGGGTGCTTACGTCTTTGACCGCTACAAGGCGGGCAAGGTCTTACGCGAAGAAGTGCGGTTAGACGCCAGCGACCTTGATGCGAAGACGCGGGAGGCCGTGGCGCTGGAGGTTTCAGCGCACGATCTGGTGCGCGATCTCGTCAATACACCCGCCAATGATATGGGGCCGGCGGAGATCGAAGCCGCGGCGAGGACTCTCGCCTCAGAGTTCAACGCACAGATCAGCGTCATTACTGGCGATGAGCTGCTGCGCGAAAACTTCCCGGCGGTGCACGCTGTGGGCCGCGCGGCGGTCGAGGCCCGCGCCCCGCGCTTTATCGAAATCGACTGGACCCCGCAGGTTGAGGATATTTCCGATGTCCGCAAGCCGGTGATCGTGCTGGTCGGCAAGGGTGTGGTGTTTGACACCGGCGGCCTGAACCTAAAGGGCGGGGCCGGTATGGCCCTTATGAAAAAGGATATGGGCGGAGCGGCGCACGTGCTCGGGCTGGCGCGCCTGATCATGGGGGCCAATCTGCGCGTGCGGCTGCACGTACTGATCAGCGCCGTGGAAAACGCCATTTCCGGCGACGCCTTCCGGCCAGGCGACATCATCGCCTCACGCGCGGGGCGCTCGATTGAAGTCGGCAACACCGATGCCGAAGGGCGGTTGATCTTGGCCGATGCCCTGACGCGGGCGGCGGAGCTGGAGCCCGATCTAACGCTCGATTTTGCTACCTTGACCGGCGCTGCGCGCGTGGCGCTGGGGCCAGAGGTGATCCCGTTCTATACGGACGACGAAGAGATGGCGCGGCGGCTGGAGGTAGCGGCCATTGCCGAACACGACCCGCTGTGGCGGATGCCGCTGTGGGCCGGGTATCGCGACGCTTTGGAGTCCGATATCGCCGATCTGCGCAATGATCCGCAGGGCTGGGCGCAGGCCGGATCGGTGACGGCGGCCCTCTTCCTGCAAAAGTTTGCGCCGCAGACGGGGGCGTGGGTGCATTTCGACCTCTATGCCTGGAACCCCCGCGGCCGTCCGGGCTTCCCCGTAGGGGCTGAGGCCCAGACCCTGCGCGCCGTCTTTCGCCTGATCCGGGGACTGTGA
- a CDS encoding NlpC/P60 family protein, with translation MAHDDFDPRMTPFKDGKADQRLQGLMRAETFVVGETLACAAPVSAIRAAPSDSAEQLDQILFGERFRVIERSRDYVWGQALRDGYCGYVREADLSRDWYVPTHYVSTLRSYVFSEPNLKSQIVCALSRNALVSVTSTDGNYAQLNDLGWIYRAHLSDFTDFDHDYVSVAETYLNAPYQWGGRESEGLDCSGLVQQALYAVGQACPRDSDMQSNMGEALDIGADLKGLYRGDLVFWKGHVAIMRDEDHIIHANGHHMKTVIEPLREAVDRIEAAGVGRPIAFRRL, from the coding sequence ATGGCCCACGACGATTTCGACCCGCGCATGACGCCGTTTAAGGACGGCAAGGCCGATCAGCGCCTTCAGGGGTTGATGCGCGCTGAAACCTTTGTCGTTGGCGAAACCCTCGCCTGCGCCGCACCGGTCAGCGCCATCCGCGCCGCCCCCAGCGACAGCGCCGAGCAACTGGATCAGATTCTGTTCGGAGAACGCTTTCGCGTTATCGAACGTTCCCGCGACTATGTGTGGGGTCAGGCTCTGCGTGACGGCTACTGTGGCTATGTGCGCGAAGCCGACCTGTCGCGCGACTGGTACGTGCCCACCCATTATGTTTCGACCCTGCGCAGCTACGTCTTCTCAGAGCCGAACCTGAAATCGCAGATCGTCTGCGCGCTCAGCCGCAATGCGCTGGTCAGTGTCACCAGCACTGACGGCAACTATGCGCAGCTGAATGATCTGGGTTGGATCTACCGAGCGCATCTGTCGGATTTTACAGATTTCGACCACGACTATGTCAGCGTCGCCGAAACCTATCTCAACGCCCCCTATCAGTGGGGTGGTCGAGAGAGCGAAGGGCTTGATTGTTCGGGTCTGGTGCAGCAGGCGCTCTATGCCGTCGGTCAGGCCTGCCCGCGCGATTCGGATATGCAGTCGAATATGGGAGAAGCGCTGGATATCGGTGCGGACCTGAAAGGTCTGTATCGTGGCGATCTGGTGTTCTGGAAAGGCCACGTCGCCATCATGCGCGACGAAGACCACATCATCCACGCCAATGGCCACCACATGAAGACGGTGATCGAGCCGCTGCGTGAGGCCGTGGATCGTATAGAAGCGGCGGGTGTTGGCCGACCGATCGCCTTCCGCCGACTGTAA
- a CDS encoding c-type cytochrome has protein sequence MSGNLQFNKIMAAGLTAALVIVVARVGVDALYHTEPPAKPGYAVEVAEAEAGGGAAAVELDPDWGTVLPTADLAAGEKVFGKCVSCHNVDPANANMTGPGLWGVVGRATAGHAGFAYSDGMKAHAAEAPTWTYDQLYHFLGNPAKWVKGTKMGFAGIKKPEERIALIAYLHSKGSTGYPIPAPDPSRQPGAAPAAGAAPAQPAEAAAAPAVSSAPAKAVPAVTGSPAPAQAAAAEAPAAAQ, from the coding sequence ATGAGCGGTAATCTTCAGTTTAACAAGATCATGGCGGCGGGCCTCACGGCGGCGCTGGTTATTGTGGTGGCGCGTGTCGGTGTCGATGCCCTTTACCACACCGAACCGCCGGCTAAGCCGGGCTACGCCGTCGAAGTGGCCGAAGCCGAAGCGGGTGGCGGCGCGGCTGCCGTTGAGCTTGATCCGGATTGGGGTACGGTATTGCCGACTGCCGATCTGGCCGCCGGTGAAAAGGTCTTCGGCAAGTGCGTCTCGTGCCACAATGTCGATCCGGCCAATGCCAATATGACCGGTCCGGGCCTGTGGGGCGTGGTGGGTCGCGCGACAGCCGGCCATGCGGGCTTTGCCTATTCTGACGGCATGAAAGCGCACGCCGCCGAAGCGCCGACCTGGACCTATGATCAGCTCTATCACTTCCTCGGCAACCCGGCAAAATGGGTGAAGGGCACGAAGATGGGCTTTGCGGGTATAAAGAAGCCCGAAGAACGCATTGCCCTAATCGCCTATTTGCATTCCAAGGGTTCGACCGGCTATCCGATCCCGGCCCCCGATCCTTCGCGTCAACCGGGCGCTGCCCCGGCCGCGGGTGCTGCTCCGGCCCAGCCCGCTGAAGCGGCGGCCGCACCGGCCGTAAGCTCCGCACCCGCTAAGGCCGTCCCGGCAGTGACCGGAAGTCCTGCGCCAGCTCAGGCCGCAGCGGCTGAGGCGCCGGCGGCTGCACAATAA
- a CDS encoding prephenate dehydratase yields the protein MTASQKIAYQGEPGAFSHQACRRWFPDYEPTAFPSFEAAFAAVEAGECALGMIPVENALAGRVADVHHLLPHSGLKIIGERFLPIEMTLMGTPDAELSDIKVAFSHTMALMQCRNSLNALGIRPEIYHDTAGAARRLSETKERDRAAIAPEIAAELYGLKILRRNLEDAHNNTTRFLVLSAQAEVSDPVDAERVLTSFVFGVRNIPAALYKALGGFATSGINMIRLESYIRDGIFASTFFYAEVEGRPSDRLLKLAFEELAFFAEEVELLGVYAMDPFRASQGV from the coding sequence ATGACCGCTTCCCAAAAGATCGCCTATCAGGGTGAACCCGGCGCCTTCAGCCATCAGGCCTGCCGCCGCTGGTTCCCCGATTATGAGCCGACCGCCTTCCCGTCCTTTGAGGCGGCCTTTGCGGCGGTGGAGGCGGGTGAATGCGCTCTGGGCATGATTCCAGTCGAAAACGCGTTGGCCGGGCGGGTGGCCGACGTGCACCACCTTTTGCCGCATTCGGGTCTGAAGATCATCGGTGAGCGCTTCTTACCTATCGAAATGACTTTGATGGGTACGCCAGACGCCGAACTGTCGGACATCAAGGTGGCCTTTTCGCACACCATGGCCCTGATGCAGTGCCGCAACTCCCTGAACGCCTTGGGCATCCGCCCGGAAATCTATCACGATACCGCCGGTGCGGCCCGCCGCCTCAGCGAAACGAAAGAGCGTGACCGCGCCGCCATCGCGCCGGAAATCGCAGCGGAACTTTATGGCCTGAAAATCCTGCGTCGCAATCTGGAAGACGCGCACAACAACACCACGCGCTTTCTGGTTCTTAGCGCGCAGGCAGAAGTCTCCGACCCCGTGGACGCCGAACGTGTCCTGACCAGCTTTGTCTTCGGAGTGCGCAACATCCCGGCGGCGCTTTATAAGGCGCTGGGCGGTTTTGCCACCAGCGGGATCAATATGATCCGGCTGGAAAGCTATATCCGCGATGGCATCTTTGCCTCGACCTTCTTCTATGCCGAGGTCGAAGGCCGCCCCAGCGACCGCCTGCTGAAACTGGCGTTTGAGGAACTGGCCTTCTTCGCCGAAGAGGTGGAGTTGCTGGGCGTCTACGCCATGGACCCCTTTCGCGCCTCGCAGGGGGTGTGA
- a CDS encoding DsbE family thiol:disulfide interchange protein: MRRLLLAAPLILLVGLLAVLGWYNFHKKTDYAPAELVGKSLPARELTDLHDGSLVSLPAIARASGKPVLVNVFASWCTPCLAEHPYLMDLKAKGVIIIGIDHKDTPINGLSFIEKHGNPYARILSDEDGQMGLDLGISGVPETFIVGADGVVIDKITGPIVPETIPAVYQAVSEGTKLP; this comes from the coding sequence ATGAGGCGCCTTCTACTGGCCGCGCCTCTGATCCTGCTGGTGGGGCTTCTGGCCGTACTCGGCTGGTATAACTTCCATAAAAAGACCGATTACGCCCCCGCAGAACTGGTGGGCAAATCGCTGCCGGCGCGCGAACTTACCGATCTGCACGACGGGTCGCTGGTCTCCTTGCCGGCGATCGCACGTGCGTCAGGCAAGCCGGTTCTGGTCAATGTCTTTGCCTCATGGTGCACGCCGTGCCTGGCCGAGCATCCCTATCTGATGGACCTGAAGGCCAAGGGTGTCATCATTATCGGCATCGACCATAAGGACACGCCGATCAATGGGCTGAGCTTCATTGAAAAGCACGGCAACCCTTACGCGCGCATACTGTCTGACGAAGACGGACAGATGGGACTCGATCTGGGGATTTCGGGCGTGCCAGAAACCTTCATCGTCGGCGCGGACGGTGTGGTGATCGACAAGATCACTGGCCCCATCGTGCCGGAAACCATACCTGCGGTATATCAGGCCGTCAGCGAAGGGACAAAGCTCCCGTAG
- the ccmD gene encoding heme exporter protein CcmD, with amino-acid sequence MDLNMGKYAFFVWGSYGVTALALLSLMVLSVRAHRDRAAKLKALQETLAAEKAQKVGA; translated from the coding sequence ATGGATTTGAATATGGGCAAGTACGCCTTTTTCGTCTGGGGCAGCTATGGCGTTACGGCGCTGGCCCTGCTCAGCCTCATGGTGCTGAGCGTGCGTGCACATCGTGACCGCGCGGCCAAGCTCAAGGCGTTGCAGGAGACCCTGGCTGCCGAAAAGGCCCAGAAGGTAGGCGCATGA
- a CDS encoding heme ABC transporter permease produces the protein MIISWLANPERFSKVFTPVRPWVAGLSLVLFAWGLYLCFASPEDYQQGDTVRIMYIHVPAAWMALFTYLVMGVASFFGLIFRHALADAAAKAAAPIGAVFTALALITGSLWGKPMWGTWWEWDGRMTSVLVLFLFYIGYIALHASIEDEQRAAKSTAILALIGLINLPIIKFSVDWWNTLHQGASVFRPDGPTVAPSMLWPLLVMALAYKALFVWLWLIRIDTEILNRKYNGLRARLGFREGGA, from the coding sequence ATGATTATCAGCTGGCTGGCCAATCCGGAACGTTTCTCAAAGGTGTTTACGCCCGTGCGCCCGTGGGTGGCTGGGCTGAGCCTCGTGCTTTTTGCGTGGGGACTTTATCTCTGCTTCGCCTCGCCCGAAGACTATCAGCAGGGCGACACGGTGCGCATAATGTACATCCACGTTCCGGCGGCGTGGATGGCGTTGTTTACCTATCTTGTAATGGGCGTAGCCAGCTTCTTCGGGCTGATCTTCCGTCACGCTCTGGCCGATGCCGCTGCCAAGGCCGCCGCCCCCATCGGAGCCGTCTTCACCGCACTGGCCCTTATCACTGGCTCTTTGTGGGGCAAGCCCATGTGGGGCACCTGGTGGGAGTGGGACGGGCGCATGACCTCGGTGCTGGTGCTGTTCCTCTTCTATATCGGCTATATCGCCTTGCACGCCTCGATCGAAGACGAGCAGCGGGCGGCCAAATCAACCGCCATTCTGGCACTAATTGGCCTGATCAACCTGCCCATCATCAAGTTTTCGGTCGATTGGTGGAACACCCTGCATCAGGGGGCTTCGGTTTTCCGTCCGGATGGCCCCACCGTCGCCCCGTCCATGCTGTGGCCGCTGCTGGTGATGGCACTGGCCTATAAGGCGCTGTTCGTCTGGCTGTGGCTGATCCGCATCGATACGGAAATCCTGAACCGAAAATACAACGGGCTGCGAGCGCGTCTGGGCTTCCGCGAAGGAGGGGCATAA
- the ccmB gene encoding heme exporter protein CcmB, with product MGELKARPPSPSLALLKRDLGLSLARGGGPVLAAGFYLTLMAMVPLSLGPEAQTLSKIAPGLTWLCLALASLLSLERLFERDYEEGVFDLLRTGPLALEWVAFLKCLAQWLGTGLILSLMTPVVMILLGAPVGVAGWALVAALIGSFSFALIGGAGASLTLGSRKGGVLIALLVLPFYVPPVIFGAGLMQAFVTGAPVFQALSLLCAYGLFALALGPIAMGAALRSALN from the coding sequence ATGGGTGAGTTAAAGGCAAGGCCGCCCTCCCCTTCCCTCGCCCTGTTGAAGCGCGATCTGGGCCTGTCTCTGGCGCGCGGTGGTGGGCCGGTGCTGGCGGCCGGGTTCTATCTGACCCTGATGGCGATGGTGCCGCTCAGCCTCGGCCCGGAGGCGCAAACCCTGTCGAAGATCGCGCCCGGCCTGACGTGGCTTTGTCTCGCGCTGGCCTCGCTCCTGTCACTGGAACGGCTGTTTGAGCGCGATTACGAAGAGGGGGTGTTCGACCTGTTGCGCACCGGGCCGCTAGCACTTGAATGGGTGGCGTTCCTCAAATGTCTGGCGCAGTGGCTGGGGACGGGCCTGATCCTATCGCTGATGACGCCCGTGGTGATGATCCTGCTGGGTGCGCCCGTGGGCGTGGCCGGCTGGGCGCTGGTCGCCGCCCTGATCGGCTCGTTCAGCTTCGCCCTGATCGGTGGCGCAGGGGCCTCTCTGACTCTGGGGTCGCGCAAGGGTGGGGTGCTGATCGCCCTGCTGGTCCTACCCTTCTATGTGCCGCCAGTTATTTTTGGCGCTGGCCTGATGCAGGCCTTCGTCACCGGAGCACCTGTGTTTCAGGCGCTTAGCCTGCTCTGCGCCTACGGCCTGTTTGCGCTGGCACTGGGCCCCATCGCCATGGGCGCGGCGCTGCGGAGTGCGTTAAATTGA
- the ccmA gene encoding heme ABC exporter ATP-binding protein CcmA, with amino-acid sequence MALSLMVDALSLKKGYRHLIHDLSFSVAPGECVALTGANGVGKTTLLRTLAGFIRPDGGSVRYVGGVDPEGSMAAQAHYLGHAEALSPGRLAGAELDFQRAFLGGTAAGQAEAIRWLNLSPLLELETRMLSAGQKRRLSCARLIMAKRPVWLLDEPMSPLDAEQRAKLAELMRAHLSAGGLIVCAVHDPLPFDVRELRLTAPAMETVYG; translated from the coding sequence ATGGCCCTCTCTCTTATGGTGGACGCGCTGAGCCTGAAAAAAGGCTACCGCCACCTGATTCACGACCTGTCGTTTTCAGTCGCACCGGGTGAATGCGTCGCCCTGACCGGGGCCAATGGTGTGGGCAAGACGACGCTGCTGCGCACATTGGCCGGATTTATCCGGCCAGACGGCGGCAGCGTGCGCTATGTGGGCGGGGTTGATCCGGAGGGGTCAATGGCGGCCCAGGCTCACTATCTCGGCCACGCCGAAGCCCTGTCCCCGGGGCGTCTGGCCGGGGCGGAACTGGACTTTCAGCGCGCTTTTCTCGGCGGCACGGCGGCGGGGCAGGCGGAGGCGATCCGATGGCTGAACCTGTCACCTCTACTGGAGCTGGAAACACGCATGCTGTCGGCGGGGCAGAAGCGCAGATTGTCCTGCGCGCGGCTCATCATGGCCAAACGCCCCGTCTGGCTGCTCGATGAGCCCATGTCACCGCTCGATGCCGAACAGCGGGCGAAGCTGGCTGAACTGATGCGGGCGCATCTGAGCGCGGGCGGGCTGATCGTGTGCGCCGTGCACGACCCGCTACCGTTTGACGTGCGCGAACTGCGCCTGACGGCGCCGGCGATGGAGACCGTCTATGGGTGA